A section of the Alkalihalobacillus sp. LMS39 genome encodes:
- a CDS encoding YjzC family protein, producing MGQNRQFDHGQKAPNNGIYVEIGETGTEVQNPKSVKLNAGDTFPETSNHNRKWKLKHK from the coding sequence ATGGGACAAAACAGGCAGTTTGACCATGGTCAGAAAGCTCCGAATAATGGGATTTATGTTGAAATCGGTGAAACTGGTACTGAAGTACAAAATCCTAAATCGGTAAAATTAAATGCCGGAGATACCTTTCCTGAAACGAGTAACCATAATCGTAAGTGGAAATTAAAGCACAAATAA
- a CDS encoding YwiC-like family protein, with translation MNWFIPKEHGAWAMLFVPLLLGTFLYEPNGYHLLFFMSITLLYMATSPFLVFIRKPKRRKEAQPAFLIYAVTGILLLVPVVIKFPFLFVFFIIVFPLFTLNIMFAKVKQERAFLNDVVAIVAFSILLLMCTYIAVEEIPITAFIVAGLSIVFFIGSVFHVKVFIRERGNSSFLRWARVYHSIWIIGPLLVGLPVISLIFSFSFLKHWLMPVKQRFKPITIGIIEIGNSLFFLGAVLVFFS, from the coding sequence ATGAACTGGTTTATTCCTAAGGAACATGGTGCTTGGGCGATGTTGTTTGTTCCTTTATTACTAGGTACCTTTTTGTATGAGCCAAATGGATATCATTTGTTATTTTTTATGAGTATAACGCTTTTGTATATGGCCACTAGTCCATTTTTAGTGTTTATTCGAAAACCTAAAAGAAGAAAAGAGGCACAACCTGCGTTTTTGATTTATGCAGTGACTGGGATTCTACTCTTAGTTCCTGTTGTCATAAAGTTTCCGTTTCTGTTTGTTTTCTTTATTATAGTCTTCCCATTGTTTACCTTAAATATCATGTTTGCTAAAGTAAAACAAGAACGTGCTTTTTTAAATGATGTAGTTGCGATAGTCGCATTTTCGATCCTTTTGTTAATGTGTACGTATATCGCTGTGGAGGAAATTCCAATAACCGCCTTTATTGTAGCGGGACTTTCAATCGTTTTTTTTATTGGTAGCGTGTTTCATGTTAAGGTATTTATTCGAGAAAGAGGCAATTCCTCCTTTTTACGCTGGGCTAGAGTGTACCATTCAATTTGGATTATTGGTCCATTACTTGTAGGGTTACCTGTTATTTCTCTCATATTTTCCTTCAGTTTCTTAAAACATTGGCTAATGCCTGTTAAACAAAGGTTTAAGCCGATTACGATCGGAATTATTGAAATCGGAAATAGCCTCTTTTTTCTAGGTGCGGTTCTCGTTTTTTTCTCATGA